One window of Nymphaea colorata isolate Beijing-Zhang1983 chromosome 1, ASM883128v2, whole genome shotgun sequence genomic DNA carries:
- the LOC116265397 gene encoding anthocyanidin 3-O-glucosyltransferase 2-like, with product MKARVVLFPTPGAGHLVSMLQLAKRILHHAPSLSITILLIHPPPAATATNSHVNAAAASGLDIDFIEIPRSEPAEGEGLVHLLRFIETHKPYVRETLASLPGVAAFVADMFCITVMDAAAELGIPSFVFYPSSAACLAATLYLPTLNQRYEGRALKEVKDNIQVPGMSPVPPTVIPGPLQDKDDPAHPWFLRTTGLYSRLDGVLVNTFHELEQKALTALADGLCTPGGRTPPVHPVGPLLGLDCAPKDGWECIEWLDRQPESSVVFLCFGSISAFSPEQVREVACGLELSGARFLWSLRVRSSHVGVDLKGVLPAGFAERTSGRGLVSPAWVPQIAILAHPAVGGFVSHFGWNSTLESVWFGVPMVAWPQFAEQAMNAFELVNGLGLGLRMVGEEVDAGTLIRGKELGRAVRALMEGEEGARAREKMKAMKESARRAVEEGRGSSYANLAAVVQQWIETVPH from the coding sequence atgaaggcGAGGGTGGTCCTTTTCCCGACCCCCGGAGCCGGCCATTTGGTCTCCATGCTCCAGCTGGCCAAGCGAATCCTGCACCACGCCCCCAGCCTCTCCATCACCATCCTCCTCATCCATCCTCCCCCGGCCGCCACTGCCACCAACTCCCACGTGAACGCTGCCGCGGCTTCCGGCCTCGACATCGACTTCATCGAGATCCCCCGCTCGGAGCCCGCAGAGGGGGAAGGCCTGGTTCACCTGCTGCGCTTCATAGAGACCCACAAGCCATATGTCCGGGAAACCCTCGCGTCCCTTCCAGGCGTTGCCGCCTTCGTCGCCGACATGTTCTGCATCACCGTGATGGACGCCGCGGCCGAGCTCGGGATCCCTTCCTTCGTCTTCTACCCGTCGAGCGCGGCGTGCTTGGCTGCGACCCTCTACCTGCCGACGCTGAACCAGAGATACGAGGGTCGCGCCCTCAAGGAGGTGAAGGACAACATCCAAGTCCCCGGGATGTCGCCAGTGCCGCCGACGGTCATCCCGGGACCGCTTCAAGATAAGGATGACCCCGCGCACCCCTGGTTCCTCAGAACCACCGGTCTTTACTCTCGGCTGGATGGGGTGCTGGTCAACACGTTCCACGAGTTGGAGCAAAAGGCGCTGACGGCCTTGGCCGACGGACTGTGCACGCCCGGAGGCCGCACCCCTCCCGTCCACCCGGTCGGACCGCTGCTCGGCCTGGACTGCGCACCCAAGGACGGCTGGGAGTGCATCGAGTGGCTCGACAGGCAGCCCGAGTCGTCGGTCGTCTTTCTGTGCTTCGGCAGCATAAGCGCGTTCTCGCCGGAGCAGGTGAGGGAGGTCGCTTGCGGGCTGGAGCTCAGCGGGGCTCGGTTCTTGTGGTCGCTGCGGGTTCGGTCAAGCCATGTGGGTGTGGACTTGAAAGGGGTGCTGCCCGCCGGGTTTGCGGAAAGAACGAGCGGACGCGGGCTGGTTTCGCCGGCGTGGGTGCCTCAGATCGCGATACTTGCTCACCCGGCGGTGGGTGGGTTCGTGTCGCATTTTGGGTGGAACTCGACTCTGGAGAGCGTGTGGTTCGGGGTGCCCATGGTCGCGTGGCCGCAGTTCGCCGAGCAGGCCATGAACGCCTTCGAGCTGGTGAACGGCTTGGGGTTAGGGCTGAGAATGGTGGGTGAGGAGGTGGATGCAGGGACGTTGATTAGAGGAAAGGAGTTGGGGAGGGCGGTGAGGGCTCTGATGGAAGGGGAGGAAGGTGCGAGGGCGagggagaagatgaaggcaaTGAAGGAGTCGGCCAGAAGGGCGGTGGAAGAAGGACGCGGTTCCTCTTACGCCAATCTAGCAGCGGTCGTCCAACAGTGGATCGAAACCGTTCCTCACTGA